A genomic region of Pseudomonas sp. KU43P contains the following coding sequences:
- a CDS encoding acyl-CoA dehydrogenase — MSLTPLTDAELDARFAPLYARIAEGAVAREQQRTLAHEPLAWLREAGLGALRVPRSHGGLGASLPQLLRQLVRLGQADSNLPQIFRAHFGFVEGRLASNDAASQDYWFARVVAGELWGAAMAERTDSTGNTVQLSDSEAGYRLDGEKYYCTGTLYADWVAAVANHGEDFVSLAVPTRAPGVERVDDWDGFGQRLTGSGTTRFAQVSVPAEHLLRRFAKGELRAESYLTAFYQAVHLATLAGISRAVLADAVAFVQGRTRTFGVPGQSQPAADPLVQAVVGRLASLAFAAEAQVSAVGQSLQAVYAAGQVGEVPEQLYTDAEIHTFQAQQVVLPQVLEASTLLFEVGGASATSSARSLDRHWRNARTLASHNPAIQREQALGNYYLNGISPAQAWRARHAAASEGQGSGDEASAV; from the coding sequence ATGAGCCTCACACCCTTGACCGACGCCGAACTGGACGCCCGCTTCGCGCCCCTCTACGCCCGCATCGCCGAAGGCGCGGTGGCCCGCGAGCAGCAGCGCACGCTGGCCCATGAGCCGCTGGCCTGGCTGCGCGAAGCCGGCCTCGGCGCCCTCCGCGTACCGCGCAGCCACGGTGGCCTCGGCGCCAGCCTGCCGCAGTTGCTGCGCCAGCTGGTGCGCCTGGGCCAGGCCGACTCCAACCTGCCGCAGATCTTCCGCGCCCACTTCGGTTTCGTCGAAGGGCGGTTGGCCTCCAACGACGCCGCCTCGCAAGACTACTGGTTTGCCCGCGTGGTGGCCGGTGAGCTGTGGGGCGCGGCCATGGCCGAGCGTACCGACAGCACCGGCAATACCGTGCAACTGAGCGACAGTGAAGCGGGCTACCGCCTGGACGGCGAGAAGTACTACTGCACCGGCACCCTGTACGCCGACTGGGTGGCGGCGGTGGCCAACCATGGCGAGGACTTCGTCAGCCTGGCGGTGCCCACCCGTGCCCCGGGCGTGGAGCGGGTCGATGACTGGGATGGCTTCGGCCAGCGCCTGACCGGCAGCGGCACCACCCGTTTCGCCCAGGTCAGCGTGCCGGCCGAGCACCTGCTGCGCCGCTTCGCCAAGGGCGAGCTGCGCGCCGAGTCCTACCTCACCGCCTTCTACCAGGCCGTGCACCTGGCCACCCTGGCCGGCATCAGCCGCGCCGTGCTCGCCGATGCCGTGGCCTTCGTCCAGGGCCGTACCCGCACCTTCGGCGTGCCTGGCCAGTCGCAGCCCGCCGCAGACCCGCTGGTGCAGGCGGTGGTGGGCCGCCTGGCCAGCCTGGCCTTCGCCGCCGAGGCGCAGGTCAGCGCCGTGGGCCAGAGCCTGCAGGCGGTGTACGCAGCAGGCCAGGTCGGCGAAGTGCCCGAGCAGCTGTACACCGACGCCGAAATCCACACCTTCCAGGCCCAGCAGGTCGTCCTGCCGCAGGTGCTGGAGGCCAGCACCTTGCTCTTCGAAGTCGGTGGCGCCTCGGCCACCAGCAGCGCCCGCAGCCTCGACCGGCACTGGCGCAACGCCCGTACCCTGGCCTCGCACAACCCGGCGATCCAGCGCGAACAGGCGCTGGGCAACTACTACCTCAATGGCATCAGCCCGGCCCAGGCCTGGCGTGCCCGGCACGCCGCCGCCAGTGAAGGGCAGGGCAGCGGCGACGAAGCCAGCGCGGTCTGA
- a CDS encoding ABC transporter permease, with the protein MKLLATLLRRLRDGLIVLWAAASLTFLGVQYSGGDTALAILGGPDAMPTPEMLAQVRAEYGLDLPLWQQYGHYLARLASADLGESYRLRIPVGQAIAEQLGATLALASSAALLAVLIALVSALLTANRGRRLRALVSGVELVLSSAPNFVIGTLLLLVFAFYFHLLPPSGSRGWRSLVLPSLALALPIAAVLAQVLRQSLEQVLEQPFITQARARGLSDTAVRLRHALRHALVPLVTLAGYVFASLLGGAVVLELLFGRQGIGRLMLDATANKDVPLVLGVTLLAAALYVLVNLLVDLATQAIDPRTTRP; encoded by the coding sequence ATGAAACTGCTGGCAACCCTGCTGCGCCGTCTGCGCGATGGCCTCATCGTGCTGTGGGCGGCGGCCAGCCTGACCTTCCTTGGCGTGCAGTACAGCGGCGGCGATACCGCCCTGGCGATCCTCGGCGGCCCGGACGCCATGCCGACCCCGGAAATGCTCGCCCAGGTGCGCGCCGAATATGGCCTCGACCTGCCGTTGTGGCAGCAGTACGGCCACTACTTGGCACGCCTGGCCAGCGCCGACCTGGGCGAGTCGTACCGGCTGCGCATCCCGGTCGGCCAGGCGATTGCCGAACAGCTCGGCGCGACCCTGGCCCTGGCCAGCAGCGCGGCCTTGCTGGCCGTGCTGATCGCGCTGGTGTCGGCCCTGCTCACCGCCAACCGGGGTCGCCGCCTGCGGGCGCTGGTGTCGGGGGTCGAGCTGGTGCTGTCGTCGGCGCCCAACTTCGTTATCGGCACGCTGTTGCTGCTGGTGTTCGCCTTCTACTTCCACCTGCTGCCGCCCTCCGGCTCGCGTGGCTGGCGCTCGCTGGTGCTGCCGAGCCTGGCCCTGGCGCTGCCGATTGCCGCGGTGCTGGCCCAGGTGCTGCGTCAGTCGCTGGAGCAGGTGCTGGAACAACCCTTCATCACCCAGGCCCGCGCTCGCGGCCTGTCCGACACCGCCGTGCGTTTGCGCCATGCCTTGCGCCACGCCCTGGTGCCACTGGTGACCCTGGCCGGCTACGTCTTCGCCAGCCTGCTCGGTGGCGCGGTGGTGCTGGAGCTGCTCTTCGGCCGCCAGGGCATCGGCCGGCTGATGCTCGACGCCACCGCCAACAAGGATGTGCCGCTGGTACTCGGCGTGACCCTGCTGGCAGCCGCCCTCTATGTGCTGGTGAACCTGCTGGTGGACCTGGCGACCCAGGCCATCGACCCGCGCACCACGCGCCCCTGA
- a CDS encoding ABC transporter substrate-binding protein, whose protein sequence is MSEVNGVIRYPASDFVEQRVGERGGTLRVSASSDAGSFDIHAQSNGNMQWLGRILFDCLVYQAEDGTLTPWLAKSWDISADGLTYTFHLRDDVTFSDGERFNAEAVRVNLEHMRDPKTKSPLAAAYIAPYLQGRVVDEYTFEANLRTPYAPFLDVLSQAWLGMISPRQILDAPNSIASQPIGTGPFVLTGWVRDQRASFARRPGYRWAPPATGHTGEAYLDGIELSYVPEAMIRYTSLEAAVSDMALDAPAQNAAAIRANPNLTLRNRIRKGNPVRSITFNVERPPFDDVRVRQAVAKAIDRNGLAWISGFGEYLAKGDFLAVNTPGYDPVARDALAFDPAEAGRLLDAAGWTGRDSQGFRTREGRRLGATLLTYDNPAFPANVSVAAQADLRKVGFDLRIELLPITKVMTLRYAGEFDAIGGGYWHTNTADGLYILYHSQSIPTARMLGQNVGHFRDSTLDQLLGDARRSTDPVQRRALYRQAQQRLGETVPAVPSVESQMLLAYRNAVGGVLFDGSHNVPLFTSVWLAKEQP, encoded by the coding sequence GTGAGCGAGGTGAACGGCGTGATTCGCTACCCGGCCAGCGACTTCGTCGAGCAACGTGTGGGCGAGCGGGGCGGCACCTTGCGCGTGTCCGCGTCGAGCGATGCCGGCAGCTTCGACATCCACGCCCAATCCAACGGCAACATGCAGTGGCTGGGGCGCATCCTCTTCGACTGCCTGGTGTACCAGGCCGAAGACGGCACCCTCACCCCGTGGCTGGCAAAAAGCTGGGACATCAGCGCCGACGGCCTGACCTACACCTTCCACCTGCGCGACGATGTCACCTTCAGCGACGGCGAGCGCTTCAATGCCGAAGCGGTGCGGGTCAACCTGGAGCACATGCGCGACCCGAAGACCAAGTCGCCGCTGGCCGCTGCCTACATCGCCCCTTACCTGCAAGGCCGGGTGGTCGACGAATACACCTTCGAAGCGAACTTGCGTACCCCCTACGCACCCTTTCTCGATGTGCTGTCTCAAGCCTGGCTGGGCATGATCTCGCCCCGACAGATCCTCGACGCGCCCAACAGCATCGCCAGCCAGCCCATTGGCACCGGCCCCTTCGTGCTGACCGGCTGGGTACGCGACCAGCGTGCCAGTTTCGCCCGCCGGCCCGGCTACCGCTGGGCCCCGCCTGCCACCGGCCATACAGGCGAGGCCTACCTCGACGGCATCGAGCTGAGCTACGTGCCCGAGGCAATGATCCGCTACACCTCGCTCGAAGCCGCCGTCAGCGACATGGCCCTGGACGCACCGGCGCAGAATGCCGCGGCGATCCGCGCCAACCCGAACCTGACCCTGCGCAACCGCATCCGCAAGGGCAACCCGGTGCGCAGCATCACCTTCAATGTCGAGCGCCCACCGTTCGACGATGTGCGCGTGCGCCAGGCGGTGGCCAAGGCCATCGACCGCAACGGCCTGGCCTGGATTTCCGGCTTCGGCGAGTACCTGGCCAAAGGCGACTTCCTCGCCGTCAACACCCCCGGCTACGACCCCGTGGCCCGCGACGCCCTGGCCTTCGACCCGGCCGAAGCCGGCCGACTGCTCGACGCCGCCGGCTGGACCGGCCGCGACAGCCAGGGTTTTCGCACCCGCGAAGGGCGGCGCCTGGGCGCCACCTTGCTGACCTACGACAACCCCGCGTTCCCCGCCAATGTCTCGGTGGCCGCCCAGGCCGACCTGCGCAAGGTCGGCTTCGACCTGCGCATCGAGCTGCTGCCGATCACCAAGGTCATGACGCTGCGCTACGCCGGCGAGTTCGACGCCATCGGCGGCGGCTACTGGCACACCAACACCGCCGACGGCCTGTACATCCTCTACCACAGCCAGTCGATCCCCACCGCGCGGATGCTCGGGCAGAACGTCGGGCATTTTCGCGATAGCACCCTCGACCAGCTGCTCGGCGACGCCCGCCGCAGCACCGACCCGGTGCAACGCCGCGCGCTGTATCGCCAGGCCCAGCAACGCCTGGGCGAAACCGTGCCGGCCGTGCCCTCGGTGGAGAGCCAGATGCTGCTGGCCTACCGCAACGCCGTGGGTGGCGTGCTGTTCGACGGCTCGCACAACGTCCCCCTGTTCACCAGCGTCTGGCTGGCCAAGGAGCAACCATGA
- a CDS encoding TonB-dependent receptor family protein: MRAIHPHPLRLAIRQAALATAATALLVPFAGAADQTLGTVTVQGAKQSDVQQAASALAEVPGGTSVVDSEEVAKGRTATLQDTLAYQPGVFVQSTGGNDAAKISIRGSGANTSPGYFREGIKFLFDGLPLTGPGGTPYEFLNASGVNYTEILRGANAFQYGALTLGGAVNFVNHSGYSAPGLRVRAEAGSYHYQKQSISYGGVEGGLDYYLQADNYRNEGYRDYSLSKSSGIVANAGYRFSPKLETRLLLRYRDETHNDPSATTLDNALHHPRRASATAESSGAGARRPGSIWVGSKTTYTFDDDARLTFGLSYHDYRHTNSPRSPSNPSYWDWHDLGLLLGYDRIDYLFGHESRSNIAFTSTQHLRGGVNSANDDKVSLKQVNYKDSFDRVIALGNDTNLVDNLWLTSGVSFINVRRKVNIDYAVNPNTTNFPQHVDYDNWSVAPRIGLRYEFSPDLQVFTNFSRSIDPPASWEYSGSGPTLPYIRPLVEQKANTLEVGIKGSHGIFDGSLALYRSWIHDELLNVQIIPATSSSAAVTGAFNASPTIHQGVEAGLNTRLWDNPQGDLVRWRQSYTYNDFYYRHDDTFGDNQLPGVPKHIYQGELQYQDHSGWYTGVNVQSASRTAVDYANSLYAPSYTIWGANLGYEAPKGNWKVSLDLKNLANKAYVTAVTPVFNARGLDTASFWPGDGIGAYVGVEVRY; the protein is encoded by the coding sequence ATGCGTGCGATTCATCCTCACCCACTGCGCCTGGCCATCCGCCAGGCCGCCCTGGCCACAGCCGCCACGGCCCTGCTGGTCCCCTTCGCGGGGGCGGCTGACCAGACCCTGGGCACGGTCACCGTGCAAGGCGCCAAGCAAAGCGACGTGCAACAGGCCGCCAGCGCCCTGGCCGAAGTACCCGGTGGTACCAGCGTGGTCGACAGCGAAGAGGTCGCCAAAGGCCGCACTGCCACCCTGCAGGACACCCTCGCCTACCAGCCCGGCGTGTTCGTGCAATCCACCGGTGGCAACGACGCCGCCAAGATTTCCATCCGTGGCTCGGGTGCCAACACCTCGCCGGGCTACTTCCGTGAAGGCATCAAGTTCCTGTTCGATGGCCTGCCACTGACCGGCCCAGGCGGTACGCCCTACGAATTTCTCAATGCCAGCGGTGTGAACTACACCGAGATCCTGCGCGGCGCCAACGCCTTCCAGTACGGCGCGCTGACCCTCGGCGGCGCGGTCAATTTCGTCAACCACAGCGGCTACAGCGCCCCCGGCCTGCGCGTGCGCGCCGAGGCCGGTAGCTACCACTACCAGAAGCAGAGCATCAGCTACGGCGGCGTCGAAGGCGGCCTGGACTACTACCTGCAGGCCGACAACTACCGCAACGAGGGCTACCGCGACTACAGCCTGTCGAAGAGTTCCGGCATCGTCGCCAACGCCGGCTACCGCTTCAGCCCGAAACTGGAAACCCGCCTGCTGCTGCGCTACCGCGACGAAACCCACAACGACCCGAGCGCCACCACCCTGGACAACGCCCTGCACCACCCGCGCCGGGCCAGCGCCACCGCCGAAAGCAGCGGCGCCGGTGCACGCCGCCCCGGCAGCATCTGGGTGGGCAGCAAGACCACCTACACCTTCGACGACGATGCCCGCCTGACCTTCGGCCTGTCGTACCACGACTACCGCCACACCAACAGCCCGCGCAGCCCCAGCAACCCAAGCTACTGGGACTGGCACGACCTCGGCCTGCTGCTGGGTTATGACCGCATCGACTACCTGTTCGGCCATGAAAGCCGCAGCAACATCGCCTTCACCTCCACCCAGCACCTGCGCGGCGGGGTGAATTCGGCCAACGACGACAAGGTGTCGCTCAAGCAGGTCAACTACAAGGATTCGTTCGACCGGGTGATCGCCCTGGGCAACGACACCAACCTGGTCGACAACCTGTGGCTCACCAGTGGCGTGTCGTTCATCAACGTGCGGCGCAAGGTCAACATCGACTACGCGGTGAACCCCAACACCACCAACTTCCCGCAGCACGTGGACTACGACAACTGGAGCGTCGCCCCGCGCATCGGCCTGCGCTACGAGTTCAGCCCGGACCTGCAGGTGTTCACCAATTTCAGCCGCAGCATCGACCCGCCTGCCTCGTGGGAATACTCTGGCTCCGGCCCGACGCTGCCCTACATCCGCCCGCTTGTGGAACAGAAGGCCAACACTTTAGAGGTCGGCATCAAGGGCTCCCACGGCATCTTCGACGGCAGCCTGGCACTGTACCGGTCATGGATCCACGACGAGCTGCTGAACGTGCAGATCATTCCGGCCACCTCCAGTTCGGCCGCGGTCACCGGCGCGTTCAACGCCTCGCCGACGATCCACCAGGGCGTCGAGGCGGGCCTCAACACCCGGCTGTGGGACAACCCCCAAGGCGACTTGGTGCGCTGGCGTCAGTCATACACCTACAACGACTTCTACTACCGGCATGACGACACATTTGGCGACAACCAGTTGCCGGGCGTGCCCAAGCATATCTACCAGGGCGAGTTGCAGTACCAGGACCACAGTGGCTGGTACACCGGGGTGAACGTGCAGTCGGCCTCGCGCACGGCGGTGGACTATGCCAACAGCCTGTATGCGCCGTCGTACACGATCTGGGGGGCGAACCTGGGGTATGAGGCGCCGAAGGGCAACTGGAAGGTGTCGCTCGACCTGAAGAACCTGGCCAACAAGGCCTACGTGACGGCGGTGACGCCGGTGTTCAACGCACGGGGGCTGGATACCGCGTCGTTCTGGCCGGGGGATGGGATCGGGGCGTATGTGGGGGTTGAGGTCAGGTACTGA
- a CDS encoding glutathione S-transferase family protein has translation MADYTLHCFAESGNAYKAALMLELTGQDWQPVFVDFFNGQTRGQGWRNELNEQGEVPVLEHAGQTLTQSALILEYLAERTGQFGPRDENEKREIWRWILFDNHKFTSYYAMLRFLFCLKQTGETDVTRFLRDRATAAYRVVDAHLAKTPFMVGERLTIADLSLAGYVFMPEDTGIDLAAFSHIEAWKKRIQAVPGWKHPYELMPRTA, from the coding sequence ATGGCCGACTACACGCTGCATTGCTTCGCCGAATCCGGCAACGCCTACAAGGCGGCATTGATGCTCGAACTGACCGGCCAGGACTGGCAGCCGGTGTTCGTCGACTTCTTCAACGGCCAGACCCGCGGCCAAGGCTGGCGCAATGAACTCAACGAGCAAGGCGAGGTACCGGTACTGGAGCATGCCGGGCAGACGCTGACTCAGTCGGCGCTGATCCTCGAATACCTGGCTGAGCGCACCGGCCAGTTTGGCCCGCGTGACGAGAATGAAAAGCGCGAGATCTGGCGCTGGATACTGTTCGACAACCACAAGTTCACCAGCTACTACGCAATGCTGCGGTTCCTGTTCTGCCTCAAGCAGACCGGTGAAACGGACGTGACCCGTTTCCTGCGTGACCGCGCCACCGCCGCCTATCGGGTCGTCGATGCACACCTGGCAAAGACGCCGTTCATGGTCGGCGAGCGCCTGACCATCGCCGACCTGTCGTTGGCGGGGTATGTGTTCATGCCGGAGGATACCGGCATCGACCTGGCCGCGTTCAGCCATATCGAGGCGTGGAAAAAGCGGATTCAGGCAGTGCCGGGGTGGAAGCATCCCTATGAGCTGATGCCCAGGACGGCTTGA
- a CDS encoding GNAT family N-acetyltransferase, which translates to MPYPTLPRTLSTPRTRLVRPGTALAEHVLQALLDSYALHQPFLAWAKPDWTLDEVRESLQASANEFLDPAAEKRYFVLQPDSDVVLGCIGLQPSNGEYEVGYWASQASSGQGLMRWSVCWMRSTHRCG; encoded by the coding sequence ATGCCCTACCCCACACTGCCCCGCACCCTGTCCACCCCGCGCACCCGACTGGTAAGGCCCGGCACGGCGCTGGCCGAGCACGTGTTACAAGCACTGCTCGACAGCTACGCGCTGCATCAGCCATTCCTGGCCTGGGCCAAACCTGACTGGACGCTGGATGAAGTGCGCGAAAGCCTGCAGGCGAGCGCTAACGAGTTCCTCGACCCAGCGGCGGAGAAACGCTACTTCGTGCTGCAGCCGGACAGCGATGTCGTACTCGGCTGCATCGGCCTGCAGCCCAGCAACGGCGAGTATGAAGTGGGCTATTGGGCGAGCCAGGCCAGCAGCGGCCAGGGCCTGATGCGCTGGTCGGTCTGCTGGATGCGATCGACACACCGGTGTGGCTGA
- a CDS encoding DMT family transporter, with the protein MSSSTPLSGVNQPLRGIALVVVATFLFASHDALSKFLGGLYPIVMVVWARYVVHTLLMAGIFLPKSGLNVLRTRRPVLQTLRALSLLSTSLLFTTGLQYLPLAEATAVNFLAPVLVTALSVPLLKERVTVTQWLAVVLGFIGVLVVVHPGGAMFTPAILYPLGSALGFCFYQLLTRVLAAYDSPTTSNFYAGLCNTLAMSALVPFFWEVPRWEHALLMLALGGFGMSAHLLLTQAFRHAAPALLAPFSYCQIVFAGLLGLVIYHQVPDSASLLGIAIICLSGLGAAWMQRRK; encoded by the coding sequence ATGAGTTCCAGTACCCCGTTGTCCGGCGTCAACCAGCCCCTGCGCGGCATCGCCCTGGTGGTGGTGGCGACCTTCCTGTTTGCCAGCCACGACGCCTTGTCCAAGTTTCTCGGCGGGTTGTACCCGATCGTCATGGTGGTGTGGGCACGCTACGTGGTGCATACCCTGCTGATGGCGGGCATCTTCCTGCCCAAATCCGGGCTCAACGTGCTGCGCACTCGGCGCCCGGTACTGCAGACCCTGCGTGCATTGAGCCTGCTCAGCACCAGCCTGCTGTTCACCACCGGCCTGCAGTATCTGCCGCTGGCCGAGGCCACGGCGGTCAACTTCCTCGCGCCGGTGCTGGTCACCGCATTGTCCGTTCCGCTGCTCAAGGAGCGGGTCACGGTGACTCAATGGTTGGCGGTGGTGCTGGGGTTCATCGGCGTGCTGGTGGTGGTGCACCCCGGCGGCGCCATGTTCACCCCGGCGATTCTCTACCCGCTGGGCTCGGCGCTGGGCTTCTGCTTCTACCAGCTGCTCACGCGCGTCCTGGCTGCGTACGACAGCCCCACCACCAGCAACTTCTACGCCGGGCTGTGCAACACCCTGGCAATGAGCGCGCTGGTGCCATTCTTCTGGGAAGTCCCACGCTGGGAGCATGCCTTGTTGATGCTAGCCCTCGGCGGCTTCGGCATGAGCGCGCACCTGCTGTTGACCCAGGCCTTCCGCCATGCCGCACCGGCGCTTCTGGCGCCTTTCAGCTATTGCCAGATCGTGTTCGCCGGGCTGCTGGGCCTGGTGATCTACCACCAGGTGCCCGATAGCGCCAGCCTGCTGGGCATTGCGATCATCTGCCTCAGTGGCCTTGGTGCGGCGTGGATGCAGCGCCGCAAGTGA
- a CDS encoding putative bifunctional diguanylate cyclase/phosphodiesterase, with protein MSLVESPDIMYRLLIQSVVDYAIYMLTPDGIVANWNPGAQRAKGYLAEEIVGQHYSLFYNETERAAGLPEQNLEQARRTGRFEEIGARLRKDGTAFHAHVVIDAVRDDAGQLVGFAKVTRDISERRQQELELLQAKELAEQYSQEMTNLSQFLDSVIANIPASVIAQDLESQRILLANQQAARLFGGRGGSMIGHLPGECMAPAAADYLDQQLSRGARSAKGVAAETRVDTLCGPRTLRSRALLCQNREGHADYVLFVAEDATEELAAHAQIHHMAHHDALTGLPNRTLFNERLKQALSRGYEHDKLTAALCLDLDNFKNINDSLGHAFGDKLLRALGKRLRRELREHDTLARLGGDEFAVVLAGLDNRDAACVTAQRLIDAISPPFQIEGHQFSVGVSIGIALSPDDHDQAEQLLGYADMALYEAKRNGRNRYECFHVELDVAARQRRLVETDLRTALHLGQLHMHYQPVVDQQTNSVTGYEALLRWEHPTRGMVMPMDFIPIAEETGLIHELGDRALNLACREAASWDSEQTVSVNLSAVQFKNANLVHTVALALADSGLPAQRLELEITESVLLGNSEENVRTLRALKDLGVSISLDDFGTGYSSLGYLRSFPFDRIKIDKSFVHDMCESREAMSIIRAITELSNSLMIKTTAEGVESQEQMQRLAAEGCSHFQGYLYGRPAPAHERLKQVAAAV; from the coding sequence ATGTCGTTAGTCGAAAGCCCCGACATCATGTACCGGCTGTTGATCCAGAGCGTGGTGGACTATGCCATCTACATGCTCACCCCCGACGGTATAGTCGCCAACTGGAACCCCGGCGCCCAGCGGGCCAAGGGTTACCTCGCCGAGGAAATCGTCGGCCAGCACTATTCGTTGTTCTACAACGAAACCGAGCGCGCCGCTGGCCTGCCCGAGCAGAACCTGGAGCAGGCACGGCGCACCGGGCGCTTCGAGGAAATCGGCGCGCGCCTGCGCAAGGACGGCACTGCCTTCCACGCCCATGTGGTGATCGACGCGGTGCGCGATGATGCCGGCCAGCTGGTTGGCTTCGCCAAGGTCACCCGAGATATTTCCGAACGCCGGCAGCAAGAGCTGGAGCTGCTGCAGGCCAAGGAACTGGCCGAGCAGTACAGCCAGGAGATGACCAACCTCTCCCAGTTCCTCGACTCGGTGATCGCCAACATTCCCGCCAGCGTCATCGCCCAGGACCTGGAAAGCCAACGCATCCTGCTGGCCAACCAGCAGGCCGCGCGGCTGTTCGGCGGGCGCGGCGGCAGCATGATCGGGCACCTGCCCGGCGAGTGCATGGCGCCTGCCGCCGCCGATTACCTGGATCAGCAACTCAGCCGCGGGGCCCGCAGCGCCAAGGGGGTCGCGGCCGAAACCCGCGTCGATACCCTGTGCGGCCCGCGCACCTTGCGCAGCCGCGCGTTGCTCTGCCAGAACCGCGAAGGCCACGCCGACTATGTGCTGTTCGTGGCCGAAGACGCCACCGAAGAGCTGGCAGCCCACGCACAGATCCACCACATGGCGCACCACGACGCACTCACAGGTTTGCCCAACCGCACGCTGTTCAACGAGCGCCTCAAGCAGGCCCTGTCGCGTGGTTACGAGCATGACAAGCTGACCGCCGCGCTGTGCCTGGACCTGGACAACTTCAAGAACATCAACGACTCCCTTGGCCATGCCTTCGGCGACAAGCTGCTGCGGGCGTTGGGCAAGCGCCTGCGCCGCGAGTTGCGCGAGCACGACACCCTGGCGCGTCTGGGGGGTGACGAGTTCGCCGTGGTATTGGCCGGCCTCGACAACCGCGATGCCGCCTGCGTTACCGCGCAGCGCCTGATCGATGCCATCAGCCCGCCATTCCAGATCGAAGGCCACCAGTTTTCGGTGGGCGTGAGCATCGGCATCGCCCTGTCCCCCGACGACCATGACCAGGCCGAGCAGTTGCTGGGCTACGCCGACATGGCCTTGTACGAAGCCAAGCGCAACGGCCGCAACCGCTACGAATGCTTCCACGTCGAACTGGATGTCGCCGCACGCCAGCGCCGCCTGGTGGAAACCGACCTGCGTACCGCGCTGCACCTGGGCCAGTTGCACATGCACTACCAGCCTGTGGTGGACCAGCAGACCAACAGCGTGACCGGCTACGAGGCGCTGTTGCGCTGGGAGCACCCGACCCGCGGCATGGTCATGCCCATGGACTTCATCCCCATCGCCGAGGAAACCGGGCTGATCCACGAACTCGGCGACCGCGCACTCAACCTGGCGTGCCGGGAGGCTGCCAGCTGGGACAGCGAGCAGACCGTGTCGGTGAACCTGTCGGCGGTGCAGTTCAAGAACGCCAACCTGGTACACACCGTGGCCTTGGCCCTGGCCGACTCGGGCCTGCCGGCGCAGCGTCTGGAGCTGGAGATCACCGAGTCGGTGCTGCTGGGCAACAGCGAAGAGAACGTGCGCACCCTGCGTGCCCTGAAGGACCTGGGCGTATCGATTTCGCTGGACGACTTCGGCACCGGCTATTCGTCGTTGGGCTACCTGCGCTCGTTCCCGTTCGACCGCATCAAGATCGACAAGTCGTTCGTGCACGACATGTGTGAGAGCCGCGAGGCGATGTCGATCATCCGCGCGATCACCGAGCTGTCCAACAGCCTGATGATCAAGACCACGGCCGAGGGTGTGGAGTCGCAGGAGCAGATGCAGCGCCTGGCGGCGGAGGGCTGCTCGCACTTCCAGGGCTACCTGTACGGGCGGCCGGCACCGGCGCACGAGCGCTTGAAGCAGGTGGCGGCTGCGGTGTGA
- a CDS encoding GNAT family N-acetyltransferase, with amino-acid sequence MAPIELLPTTCDQAELIRNLYQFYAYESSDWEQEDVEVNGRFYIHEEHLQRYWQSPGWSATLVLVDGFIAGFVLVERSELPGIEAHELADLFILKRYRRQGIGLAVAQQFLGNPGDWLLRCYAEDPTAVAFCKAVVADLPRPVQQLMLDDEPGLLTYRITTARH; translated from the coding sequence ATGGCCCCCATCGAACTGCTGCCCACCACCTGCGACCAGGCCGAACTGATCCGCAACCTCTACCAGTTCTACGCCTACGAATCCTCCGACTGGGAGCAGGAAGACGTCGAGGTGAACGGCCGCTTCTACATCCACGAAGAACACCTGCAGCGCTACTGGCAGTCCCCAGGCTGGAGCGCCACCCTGGTGCTGGTGGACGGTTTCATTGCCGGCTTCGTGCTGGTCGAGCGCAGCGAGTTGCCCGGTATCGAGGCCCACGAGCTGGCCGACCTGTTCATCCTCAAACGCTACCGCCGCCAGGGCATCGGCCTGGCCGTGGCGCAACAGTTTCTCGGCAACCCTGGCGACTGGCTGCTGCGCTGCTATGCCGAGGACCCCACAGCCGTGGCCTTCTGCAAGGCCGTGGTGGCCGATCTGCCACGGCCAGTGCAGCAATTGATGCTGGACGATGAACCGGGCCTGCTCACCTATCGCATCACCACCGCCCGCCACTGA
- a CDS encoding PLDc N-terminal domain-containing protein has translation MEIGTIWIIIAALVIVLEIFAIWHIIGSDRRAERKMLWIVFVVYAPFPGLLFWAWRGPRAVKGRAVLQEK, from the coding sequence ATGGAAATCGGAACGATCTGGATCATCATTGCAGCCCTGGTCATCGTGCTGGAAATCTTCGCCATCTGGCACATCATCGGCAGCGATCGGCGCGCCGAGCGCAAGATGCTGTGGATCGTCTTCGTCGTTTATGCACCGTTCCCGGGGTTGCTGTTCTGGGCCTGGCGCGGGCCGCGGGCAGTGAAGGGCAGGGCGGTGCTGCAGGAGAAATGA